One genomic segment of Actinoplanes ianthinogenes includes these proteins:
- a CDS encoding ABC transporter ATP-binding protein — protein sequence MSTVALKDVTKIWPDGTVAVDRVSLDVKDGEFMVLLGPSGCGKSTVLRMIAGLEDPTDGELLLNGEPVLDVPPRDRSIAMVFQDFALYPHMSVADNIGFPLKLSGVEPGSRQDRVGTVAGALGIGEVLGRRPSQLSGGQRQRVAMGRAMVRRPGVFLMDEPLSNLDSGLRAELRAEITSMTKELGVTTVYVTHDQAEALTMADRVAIMRRGVLQDLGTPTEVYRRPATLYVAAFLGSPRMNLLEASVYVHLDRYVALNFGEQSLYLAWSDPRSRAVARYHGERIVVGLRAEALTPVTPDTPGTVLHGRIRYLEHHGHESLAYLDIGATAIVVDEVGGTAREQSSGGTLRRLGGALQRLTKSNSVTAQEEQQRGPVSVLDPGRHHRKAAELSVRLAPYPAVTPGHPLTVAVQMDAVHFFDERGDRIDVGWR from the coding sequence GTGTCCACCGTCGCGCTCAAGGACGTCACCAAGATTTGGCCAGATGGCACGGTTGCCGTGGACCGGGTGTCGCTCGACGTCAAGGACGGCGAGTTCATGGTCCTGCTGGGCCCCTCGGGCTGTGGGAAGTCGACCGTGCTCCGGATGATCGCCGGGCTGGAGGACCCCACCGACGGGGAGCTCCTGCTGAACGGTGAGCCGGTGCTCGACGTGCCCCCGCGCGACCGCAGCATCGCCATGGTGTTTCAGGATTTCGCGCTCTATCCGCACATGAGCGTGGCGGACAACATCGGCTTCCCGCTCAAGCTCTCCGGCGTCGAGCCCGGCTCCCGGCAGGACCGGGTCGGCACGGTGGCCGGCGCGCTCGGCATCGGCGAGGTGCTCGGCCGCCGGCCCAGTCAGCTCTCCGGCGGGCAGCGGCAGCGGGTCGCGATGGGCCGAGCGATGGTCCGCCGCCCCGGCGTCTTCCTGATGGACGAGCCCCTCTCCAACCTGGACAGCGGCCTGCGCGCCGAGCTGCGCGCCGAGATCACCAGCATGACCAAGGAGCTCGGCGTCACCACCGTTTACGTGACGCACGACCAGGCCGAGGCGCTGACCATGGCGGACCGCGTGGCGATCATGCGGCGCGGCGTGCTCCAGGACCTGGGCACGCCGACCGAGGTGTACCGCCGCCCGGCCACCCTGTACGTCGCCGCGTTCCTCGGCTCCCCGCGGATGAACCTGCTGGAAGCGTCGGTCTACGTGCACCTGGACCGCTACGTCGCGCTCAACTTCGGCGAGCAGAGCCTCTACCTGGCCTGGTCCGACCCGCGATCGCGGGCGGTGGCGCGGTACCACGGCGAGCGGATCGTGGTCGGTCTGCGGGCCGAGGCGCTCACCCCGGTCACCCCCGACACGCCCGGGACGGTCCTGCACGGGCGGATCCGGTACCTGGAGCACCACGGCCACGAGTCGCTGGCCTACCTGGACATCGGCGCCACCGCGATCGTGGTCGACGAGGTCGGCGGCACGGCGCGCGAGCAGTCCTCGGGCGGCACCCTGCGGCGGCTCGGCGGCGCGCTCCAGCGGCTCACCAAGTCGAACTCGGTCACCGCGCAGGAGGAGCAGCAGCGCGGCCCGGTCAGCGTGCTCGACCCGGGACGGCACCACCGCAAGGCGGCCGAGCTGTCGGTACGCCTGGCGCCCTACCCCGCGGTCACCCCAGGGCATCCGCTCACCGTGGCGGTGCAGATGGACGCGGTGCACTTCTTCGACGAGCGGGGGGACCGGATCGATGTGGGGTGGCGCTGA
- a CDS encoding coiled-coil domain-containing protein has protein sequence MQHVTARRRWAAFLALLVAACGIAGVAGPAAAAPRPLTAPGESGDDGEGGAKALLDKLNEASKGYVDAKAKLAKSKQQQTSLAAELKKLDAALGPQQAALNKYAQQAYTMGRLGPLSAMLGADSSAGFLDRAQLLTTVAARQNQAIADLKNTRTDRQTAKTGIDAAIVDQQKQVNVMAKRKAQAEQALKDANQGGDSGDAGSSGGSADADKPSGDLDGKCVPDPTTDGCISPRLLFAMKQAQKAGFTRYVACYRPQNSGEHPKGRACDFAADKNGFGGVATGASKTYGTNLANYFIHNSDTLGVLYVIWFKRIWLPSSGWKSYSGAGGTPSTDHTNHVHLSVT, from the coding sequence GTGCAGCATGTGACTGCGCGGCGACGATGGGCGGCCTTTCTAGCGCTCCTGGTCGCCGCATGCGGGATCGCCGGTGTCGCCGGCCCGGCGGCTGCCGCGCCGCGTCCGCTGACCGCGCCGGGCGAGTCCGGCGACGACGGCGAGGGCGGCGCGAAAGCCCTGCTCGACAAGCTCAACGAGGCCTCGAAAGGCTACGTCGACGCCAAGGCCAAGCTCGCGAAATCCAAGCAGCAGCAGACCAGCCTCGCCGCCGAGCTGAAGAAGCTGGACGCGGCCCTCGGCCCCCAGCAGGCCGCGCTCAACAAGTACGCCCAGCAGGCTTACACGATGGGCCGGCTCGGCCCGCTCAGCGCGATGCTCGGCGCCGACTCGTCGGCCGGCTTCCTGGACCGGGCCCAGCTGCTGACCACCGTGGCGGCCCGGCAGAACCAGGCGATCGCCGACCTGAAGAACACCCGCACCGACCGCCAGACGGCCAAGACCGGCATCGACGCGGCCATCGTCGACCAGCAGAAGCAGGTCAACGTGATGGCCAAGCGCAAGGCGCAGGCCGAGCAGGCGCTCAAGGACGCGAACCAGGGCGGGGACTCCGGTGACGCGGGTTCCAGCGGCGGCAGCGCGGACGCCGACAAGCCCTCCGGCGACCTGGACGGCAAGTGCGTGCCGGACCCGACGACGGACGGCTGCATCAGCCCACGCCTGCTGTTCGCGATGAAGCAGGCGCAGAAGGCCGGTTTCACCCGGTACGTCGCCTGCTACCGGCCGCAGAACAGCGGGGAGCATCCGAAGGGACGGGCCTGCGACTTCGCCGCCGACAAGAACGGGTTCGGCGGGGTGGCGACCGGGGCCAGCAAGACCTACGGGACCAACCTGGCGAACTACTTCATCCACAACTCGGACACGCTGGGCGTGCTCTACGTGATCTGGTTCAAGCGGATCTGGCTGCCGAGCAGTGGATGGAAGTCGTACAGCGGGGCGGGCGGCACGCCGTCGACCGACCACACGAACCACGTGCACCTGTCGGTGACGTAA
- a CDS encoding ATP-binding protein gives MEDRIGQTVRSAPGGEPRIDAVPAPASSPVLLDRAFGHADITLLRHEISRLLPAAGITGDRLSGYVLAINEVITNVVLHAGGSGRIVLRLESGSVWCVVTDSGPGIPDGYRDGHLLPGTEEIGGRGLWLAHQLCDEVTTATGPIGTSIGLRMDLATLS, from the coding sequence GTGGAGGACAGGATCGGGCAGACCGTGCGCTCGGCTCCCGGCGGGGAGCCGAGGATCGACGCCGTCCCCGCACCGGCGTCCTCCCCGGTCCTGCTGGACCGCGCTTTCGGGCACGCTGACATCACCCTGCTGCGCCACGAGATCTCCCGGCTGCTGCCCGCGGCCGGGATCACCGGTGACCGCCTCTCCGGCTACGTGCTCGCCATCAACGAGGTGATCACGAACGTGGTGCTGCACGCCGGCGGCAGCGGCCGGATCGTGCTGCGGCTGGAGTCCGGGTCGGTGTGGTGCGTGGTCACCGACTCCGGTCCGGGCATCCCGGACGGCTATCGGGACGGCCATCTCCTCCCCGGTACGGAGGAGATCGGTGGCCGTGGTCTGTGGCTGGCACACCAGCTGTGCGACGAGGTGACCACCGCGACCGGACCGATCGGTACCTCTATCGGATTGCGTATGGATCTTGCGACGTTGAGCTGA
- a CDS encoding ABC transporter permease — translation MPETAVADAATGVSPRDLARRHGLTSSGRRLGLVEYSRKLWGYRHFIAAHAKAKTTSSLGNTNLGALWQVLTPALNAFVYYIIFGVVIGTRGGVDNFVAYLCIGVFVFQFTQSVVQNGINAITGNLGLIRALHFPRASLPLSVALVEIRNFVTALVVLLVIVVVKEPVNLEWLLVIPAMILQSIFNTGLALACARFGSKMRDVKQLIPFIMRFWLYGSAVLYPVTRFTEHLHGWKLFAVELNPLLVFIELYRHALMENVKLAGSPAQLWTEAVIWSLVVGLGGFVYFWRGEKGYGRG, via the coding sequence ATGCCAGAGACGGCGGTTGCCGATGCCGCTACCGGCGTTTCCCCCAGGGATCTCGCCCGACGGCACGGCCTCACCTCTTCCGGGCGTCGGCTCGGACTCGTGGAGTACTCCCGCAAGCTGTGGGGGTATCGCCACTTCATCGCCGCGCACGCCAAGGCGAAGACGACGTCCTCGCTGGGCAACACGAACCTCGGCGCGCTGTGGCAGGTGCTGACGCCGGCGCTCAACGCCTTCGTCTACTACATCATCTTCGGTGTGGTGATCGGCACACGTGGCGGTGTCGACAACTTCGTGGCGTATCTCTGCATCGGCGTCTTCGTCTTCCAGTTCACCCAGTCGGTGGTGCAGAACGGCATCAATGCCATCACCGGCAACCTGGGCCTGATCCGGGCGCTGCACTTCCCGCGGGCCAGCCTGCCGCTGTCGGTGGCCCTGGTGGAGATCCGCAACTTCGTCACCGCGCTGGTCGTGCTGCTGGTGATCGTGGTCGTCAAGGAGCCGGTCAACCTGGAGTGGCTGCTGGTCATCCCGGCGATGATCCTCCAGTCGATCTTCAACACCGGGCTGGCGCTGGCCTGCGCCCGGTTCGGCTCCAAGATGCGCGACGTCAAGCAGCTGATCCCGTTCATCATGCGGTTCTGGCTGTACGGCTCGGCCGTGCTCTACCCGGTCACCCGGTTCACCGAGCACCTGCACGGCTGGAAGCTGTTCGCCGTCGAGCTGAACCCGCTGCTGGTCTTCATCGAGCTCTACCGGCACGCGCTGATGGAGAACGTGAAGCTGGCCGGCAGCCCGGCCCAGCTCTGGACCGAGGCGGTCATCTGGTCGCTGGTCGTGGGCCTGGGCGGCTTCGTCTACTTCTGGCGCGGAGAGAAGGGCTACGGCCGTGGCTGA
- a CDS encoding DUF5941 domain-containing protein: MPLALLYPGAGAALAGDELSRDLIDALHAAGATEIDRVESGADLPGRIREAGRRAHDAGEALLICADDLVTHHSLLWMLATDPAGRSTVLLTPDPAGDLREDRGRAVPAAGAGTVRFLGAMCLAPTDLLLLEKVVDRLPAYGKGIPTETGRDAAADSAGGADLAAEVDLAGAGLLGLLLEAGLVPAAVRVRLLHAERVRTDAEFAAARRRVDGIDEERARLRLAVKEQDDFFTTYAVSSWSPLVTRTAARLGLSPTAVTGLSVLFAGAAALSFWQASRIAMILGGILLYLGFVLDCVDGQLARYTRRFDAFGGWLDTMADRAKEYAVYAGLAAGADRIGLPYAWPLAITAIALQTVRHMTDTWYGALHDEAAARPRPQAAGGVGARLSAASQAAQSSRGSLIYWAKRIVVFPIGERWALIAVAAALTNGRVALTAIVGFGALAFVYTLSLRSLRALSMRVAVLNTVDTARHRDDGWLARYLLGRARMDFPLVVTAVLAAYAMVGPAVGEPLRTGILAGGIPAALAAGMTARARHDRALDWLVPAALRAAEYLFVILAGVVGGVPWPLVFLVLFVLALRHYDLTARMEKGAPGTRAGAAVLGWEGRTVLLIGVTLAGFAIGGFGVLAALAGGVFLITAARDWRASRER, encoded by the coding sequence GTGCCGCTGGCCCTCCTTTACCCGGGTGCCGGCGCCGCACTCGCCGGCGACGAGCTGAGCCGTGACCTCATCGACGCCCTGCACGCCGCCGGGGCGACCGAGATCGATCGGGTGGAGTCCGGGGCTGATCTGCCGGGGCGGATTCGTGAGGCGGGCCGCCGGGCGCACGACGCCGGCGAGGCACTGCTGATCTGCGCGGACGATCTGGTCACCCACCACAGCCTGCTGTGGATGCTGGCCACCGATCCGGCCGGGCGCAGTACCGTGCTGCTGACTCCGGATCCGGCGGGTGACCTGCGGGAGGATCGGGGCCGGGCGGTGCCGGCCGCGGGTGCGGGCACGGTGCGCTTTCTCGGGGCGATGTGCCTGGCGCCGACGGATCTGTTGCTTCTGGAGAAGGTCGTCGACCGGCTCCCGGCGTACGGAAAAGGCATCCCGACCGAAACCGGCCGTGACGCCGCAGCGGATTCCGCGGGTGGAGCGGACCTGGCGGCTGAAGTGGATCTTGCAGGCGCGGGGCTTCTGGGCCTGCTGCTCGAGGCGGGGCTGGTGCCGGCGGCGGTCCGGGTGCGGCTGCTGCATGCCGAGCGGGTGCGGACGGATGCGGAGTTCGCCGCCGCGCGGCGGCGGGTCGACGGGATCGACGAGGAGCGGGCGCGCCTGCGACTCGCGGTCAAGGAACAGGACGACTTCTTCACGACGTACGCCGTGAGCAGCTGGTCTCCGCTGGTCACCCGCACCGCCGCGCGTCTCGGGCTGAGCCCGACCGCGGTCACCGGGCTCTCCGTGCTGTTCGCCGGGGCGGCCGCGCTCTCCTTCTGGCAGGCCTCCCGGATCGCGATGATCCTCGGCGGGATACTGCTTTACCTGGGCTTCGTGCTGGACTGTGTGGACGGTCAGCTGGCCCGGTACACCCGGCGGTTCGACGCGTTCGGTGGCTGGCTGGACACGATGGCCGACCGGGCGAAGGAGTATGCGGTCTACGCCGGGCTGGCGGCCGGGGCGGACCGGATCGGGTTGCCCTACGCGTGGCCGCTGGCGATCACCGCGATCGCCCTGCAGACGGTGCGGCACATGACCGACACGTGGTACGGCGCGCTGCACGACGAGGCGGCCGCCCGGCCGCGCCCGCAGGCGGCCGGTGGGGTCGGCGCCCGGCTCTCCGCGGCATCGCAGGCGGCGCAGAGCAGCCGGGGCTCGCTGATCTACTGGGCGAAGCGGATCGTGGTCTTCCCGATCGGCGAGCGCTGGGCGTTGATCGCGGTGGCCGCCGCGCTGACGAATGGGCGTGTCGCGCTGACCGCGATCGTCGGGTTCGGTGCGCTGGCGTTCGTCTACACGCTGTCGCTGCGGTCGCTGCGCGCGCTGTCGATGCGGGTGGCCGTGCTGAACACGGTCGACACCGCGCGGCATCGCGACGACGGGTGGCTCGCGCGGTACCTGCTGGGCCGGGCCCGGATGGACTTTCCGCTGGTGGTGACGGCGGTGCTGGCGGCGTACGCGATGGTCGGCCCGGCCGTCGGCGAACCGTTGCGGACCGGCATCCTGGCGGGCGGGATCCCGGCGGCCCTGGCGGCCGGGATGACCGCGCGAGCCCGCCACGACCGGGCGCTGGACTGGCTGGTGCCGGCCGCGCTGCGGGCCGCGGAGTACCTGTTCGTGATCCTCGCCGGGGTGGTCGGCGGGGTGCCGTGGCCGCTGGTGTTCCTGGTGCTGTTCGTGCTGGCGCTGCGGCACTACGACCTGACGGCGCGGATGGAGAAGGGCGCGCCGGGCACCCGGGCCGGTGCGGCGGTGCTGGGCTGGGAGGGCCGGACGGTGCTGCTGATCGGGGTGACGCTGGCGGGCTTCGCGATCGGCGGGTTCGGGGTGCTGGCGGCGCTGGCCGGGGGAGTGTTCCTGATCACGGCGGCTCGCGATTGGCGGGCCTCCCGCGAGCGCTGA
- a CDS encoding glycoside hydrolase family 65 protein gives MIRERAYPVDPWHIRETRLDLDLLAQSESVFALSNGHIGIRGNLDEGEPHGLPGTYLNSFYELRPLPHAEGGYGFPESGQTMVNVTNAKLMRLLVDDEPFDVRYGELRSHERCLDLRAGTLERTVEWVSPSGKGVRVRTVRLVSFTQRAVVAFLYEVEPLDESTRLILQSELVANEQLPPMSKDPRVAAVLDHPLQAEEMLEQRSGGLLVHRTKASDLRMAAAMEHLVETPGRHAITTEGHADWLRTTVACRLEPGQKLRVVKLAAYGWSSMRSLPALRDQVGAALASARLDGWEGLVQQQQDYLDAFWDHSDVRVEGDPEVQQAVRFGLFHTLQAGARAEQRPIGSKGLTGPGYDGHTFWDSETFVLPALTYTQPSAAADVLRWRHSTLDLARERAQTLGLQGAAFPWRTIRGQECSGYWPAGTAGFHIAADIADAVRRYVQATGDYDFEREVGLELLVETARLWRSLGHHDRHGRFHIDGVTGPDEYTAVVNDNIYTNLMAQQNLMTAVEACKRHPDLARRFGVDDEEAASWRDAAAAVHIPYDKELGVHQQCEGFTRLQEWDFENTPPEGYPLLLNYPYFDLYRKQVVKQADLVMAMYIRGDAFTPEEKTRNFAYYDARTVRDSSLSACIQAVMAAETGHLELAHDYLGEAALMDLHDLHQNARDGVHVASLAGSWIALVAGLGGMRDFNGQLSFAPRLPSRINNLDFSLLWRGLRLRVNVTADEVTYSLRNGGGSARLTLLHHGKEIEVTQVRPVTMAIPSAGPVGPSPSQPAGRAPVRRATPH, from the coding sequence GTGATCCGTGAACGGGCCTACCCCGTCGACCCCTGGCACATCCGGGAGACCCGGCTCGACCTGGACCTGCTGGCCCAGTCCGAGTCCGTTTTCGCACTCTCGAACGGCCACATCGGGATACGCGGAAACCTGGACGAGGGCGAGCCGCACGGCCTGCCCGGCACGTACCTGAACTCGTTCTACGAGCTGCGGCCGCTGCCGCACGCCGAGGGCGGTTACGGTTTCCCGGAGTCCGGCCAGACCATGGTCAACGTGACCAACGCCAAGCTGATGCGGCTGCTGGTCGACGACGAGCCGTTCGACGTGCGGTACGGCGAGCTCCGCTCCCACGAGCGCTGCCTCGACCTGCGCGCCGGCACCCTGGAGCGGACCGTGGAGTGGGTCTCCCCGTCCGGCAAGGGTGTCCGGGTCCGGACCGTACGCCTGGTCTCCTTCACCCAGCGCGCGGTGGTCGCCTTCCTCTACGAGGTGGAGCCGCTCGACGAGTCGACCCGGCTGATCCTCCAGTCCGAGCTGGTGGCGAACGAGCAGTTGCCGCCGATGAGCAAGGACCCCCGGGTGGCCGCCGTGCTGGACCACCCGCTGCAGGCCGAGGAGATGCTGGAGCAGCGCTCCGGCGGCCTGCTGGTGCACCGGACCAAGGCCAGTGACCTGCGGATGGCCGCGGCCATGGAGCACCTGGTGGAGACGCCGGGCCGGCACGCGATCACCACCGAGGGGCACGCCGACTGGCTGCGCACCACGGTGGCCTGCCGGCTGGAGCCGGGGCAGAAGCTGCGGGTGGTCAAGCTGGCCGCGTACGGCTGGTCCTCGATGCGCTCGCTGCCCGCCCTGCGCGACCAGGTCGGCGCCGCGCTGGCCAGCGCCCGGCTGGACGGCTGGGAGGGTCTGGTCCAGCAGCAGCAGGACTACCTGGACGCCTTCTGGGACCACTCCGACGTCCGCGTCGAGGGCGACCCGGAGGTGCAGCAGGCGGTCCGCTTCGGCCTCTTCCACACTCTCCAGGCCGGTGCCCGGGCGGAGCAGCGCCCGATCGGCTCCAAGGGCCTGACCGGCCCCGGCTACGACGGGCACACCTTCTGGGACTCCGAGACGTTCGTGCTGCCGGCGCTCACCTACACCCAGCCCTCGGCCGCGGCCGACGTGCTGCGCTGGCGGCACTCGACGCTGGACCTGGCCCGGGAGCGGGCGCAGACGCTGGGCCTGCAGGGCGCCGCCTTCCCGTGGCGGACCATCCGCGGGCAGGAGTGCTCCGGGTACTGGCCGGCCGGCACCGCGGGCTTCCACATCGCCGCGGACATCGCCGACGCGGTCCGCCGTTACGTGCAGGCCACCGGGGACTACGACTTCGAGCGTGAGGTCGGCCTGGAGCTGCTGGTGGAGACCGCCCGGCTGTGGCGCTCGCTGGGCCACCACGACCGGCACGGCCGGTTCCACATCGACGGCGTCACCGGGCCGGACGAGTACACCGCGGTGGTGAACGACAACATCTACACCAACCTGATGGCGCAGCAGAACCTGATGACCGCGGTGGAGGCGTGCAAGCGGCACCCGGACCTGGCGCGGCGCTTCGGGGTGGACGACGAGGAGGCGGCCTCCTGGCGGGACGCGGCGGCGGCCGTGCACATCCCGTACGACAAGGAGCTCGGGGTGCACCAGCAGTGCGAGGGCTTCACCCGGTTGCAGGAGTGGGACTTCGAGAACACTCCGCCGGAGGGCTACCCGCTGCTGCTCAACTACCCGTACTTCGACCTGTATCGCAAGCAGGTGGTCAAGCAGGCCGACCTGGTGATGGCGATGTACATCCGCGGTGACGCGTTCACCCCGGAGGAGAAGACCCGCAACTTCGCGTACTACGACGCGCGTACGGTCCGGGACTCCTCGCTGTCGGCCTGCATCCAGGCGGTGATGGCGGCCGAGACCGGTCACCTGGAGCTGGCCCACGACTACCTGGGCGAGGCCGCCCTGATGGACCTGCACGACCTGCACCAGAACGCGCGCGACGGCGTGCACGTGGCGTCGCTGGCCGGCTCGTGGATCGCGCTGGTCGCCGGCCTCGGCGGGATGCGTGACTTCAACGGCCAGCTGTCGTTCGCGCCGCGGCTGCCCAGCCGGATCAACAACCTGGACTTCTCGCTGCTCTGGCGGGGTCTGCGGCTGCGGGTCAACGTCACCGCCGACGAGGTGACCTACTCGCTGCGCAACGGCGGCGGGTCGGCCCGGCTCACGCTGCTGCACCACGGCAAGGAGATCGAGGTCACCCAGGTGCGCCCGGTGACCATGGCGATCCCGTCGGCCGGGCCGGTCGGCCCGTCGCCGTCGCAGCCGGCCGGGCGGGCTCCGGTGCGGCGCGCGACCCCGCACTGA
- a CDS encoding beta-phosphoglucomutase family hydrolase, with amino-acid sequence MLGLPSQVTACLFDLDGVLTQTALVHSAAWKQTFDTFLESWAQRHDQQFVPFDSGADYHRYVDGRQRADGVRTFLASRGITLPEGSPDDGPDQETVNGIGNRKNVLVLQKIKEGAVQVYPGSVEYLKAAKAAGLRRAVVSASANCKDVLEAAGIADLLEARVDGVVARELSLPGKPAPDTFLYGAKLLGLSPENCAVFEDAQAGVAAGRAGGFGLVIGVDRVGQADALRENGADVVVTDLSELL; translated from the coding sequence GTGCTCGGACTTCCTTCCCAGGTAACCGCTTGCCTTTTCGATCTTGACGGGGTGCTCACGCAGACCGCCCTTGTGCACAGTGCCGCGTGGAAACAAACGTTCGACACGTTCCTGGAATCGTGGGCTCAGCGGCATGATCAACAGTTTGTGCCGTTCGATTCCGGCGCCGACTATCACCGATATGTCGACGGTCGGCAGCGTGCCGACGGCGTCCGCACCTTCCTCGCCTCGCGGGGCATCACCCTGCCCGAGGGCTCGCCGGACGACGGTCCCGACCAGGAGACCGTCAACGGCATCGGCAACCGTAAGAACGTGCTCGTGCTCCAGAAGATCAAGGAGGGCGCGGTCCAGGTCTACCCCGGCTCGGTGGAGTACCTGAAGGCCGCCAAGGCCGCCGGCCTGCGCCGCGCGGTCGTGTCCGCGAGTGCCAACTGCAAGGACGTGCTCGAGGCGGCCGGCATCGCCGACCTCCTGGAGGCCCGCGTGGACGGGGTCGTCGCCCGGGAGCTGAGCCTGCCCGGCAAACCGGCGCCGGACACGTTCCTGTACGGCGCCAAACTCCTCGGCCTCTCCCCGGAGAACTGCGCGGTCTTCGAGGACGCCCAGGCCGGCGTGGCCGCGGGCCGGGCCGGCGGCTTCGGCCTGGTGATCGGCGTGGATCGGGTCGGCCAGGCCGACGCGCTGCGCGAGAACGGTGCCGACGTCGTGGTCACCGACCTTTCCGAACTTCTCTAA
- a CDS encoding coiled-coil domain-containing protein yields MTARPRRWLTLALAPLVAAAIFVAPVTPAHAAPGGNPTTADEGDGDGDLSDQIEATNRRYVNAKAAVAKSKKTQKELAAQIKTAEARRDQLVPEVNAIAKQQYQVGNLSSLSFLLRANDSTDFLDKAVSLEEINKLHDEKLHELNTLLQDITADKTRLDAEVKNEEQQLGVQQKLHDSAEDQLELLGGGTGINKTITAGFVDATSKTAAPAPRNSDGGFSPESCNQKDPTTDGCITKRTLHLYNEVKKAGFNMFVGCHRNGGPFEHPKGRACDWSLQKSGFSSATGNAKMMRYGNDLTAFLVRNADRLGIYYVIWYKQIWFPATNNWHAYHGPSDHTDHVHVSLL; encoded by the coding sequence ATGACCGCACGTCCCCGCCGGTGGCTGACGCTTGCCCTGGCGCCGTTGGTGGCTGCCGCCATATTCGTGGCACCGGTCACCCCGGCTCATGCCGCACCAGGCGGCAACCCGACGACCGCCGATGAAGGCGACGGCGACGGCGACCTCTCCGACCAGATCGAGGCGACGAACCGCCGGTACGTCAACGCGAAAGCCGCGGTGGCGAAGTCGAAGAAGACCCAGAAGGAGCTGGCCGCTCAGATCAAGACCGCGGAGGCCCGGCGTGATCAGCTGGTTCCCGAGGTCAACGCGATCGCCAAGCAGCAGTACCAGGTCGGCAACCTCAGCTCGCTGAGCTTCCTGCTCCGGGCGAACGACTCCACGGACTTCCTGGACAAGGCGGTCTCGCTGGAGGAGATCAACAAGCTGCACGACGAGAAACTGCACGAGCTGAACACCCTGCTCCAGGACATCACCGCGGACAAGACCCGGCTCGACGCCGAGGTCAAGAACGAGGAGCAGCAGCTCGGCGTCCAGCAGAAACTGCACGACTCGGCCGAGGACCAGCTCGAGCTGCTCGGCGGCGGCACCGGCATCAACAAGACCATCACCGCCGGCTTCGTCGACGCGACCTCGAAGACGGCCGCTCCGGCGCCGCGCAACTCCGACGGCGGCTTCTCGCCGGAGTCCTGCAACCAGAAGGACCCGACGACCGACGGCTGCATCACCAAGCGCACGCTGCACCTCTACAACGAGGTGAAGAAGGCCGGCTTCAACATGTTCGTCGGCTGCCACCGCAACGGTGGCCCGTTCGAGCACCCGAAAGGCCGGGCCTGCGACTGGTCCCTGCAGAAGAGCGGGTTCTCCTCGGCGACCGGCAACGCCAAGATGATGCGGTACGGCAACGACCTCACCGCGTTCCTGGTGCGCAACGCCGACCGGCTCGGGATCTATTACGTGATCTGGTACAAGCAGATCTGGTTCCCCGCGACCAACAACTGGCACGCGTATCACGGTCCGAGTGACCACACCGACCACGTGCACGTGTCGCTGCTGTAA
- a CDS encoding TetR/AcrR family transcriptional regulator, giving the protein MATVKRAPAGAAVLRNDITVAIRNAVMSELAEVGYGRLSIEAVARRAGVGKTAIYRRWSNKLEMVLEIITEVAGRKVPLPDTGSFSGDLDLLMMIVSKALQHRVASQIIPDLMAEAARNPQIAETLQRVLRTHQQSVGEKLVGQAIARGELPEDTDPEVAVDLILGPLYWRLAVSRQPMSDDYLEKLAASVLGSLKAGGAAK; this is encoded by the coding sequence GTGGCGACAGTCAAACGCGCACCTGCCGGAGCGGCGGTGCTCCGGAACGACATCACCGTGGCGATTCGTAACGCGGTCATGAGTGAGCTGGCAGAGGTCGGTTACGGCCGCCTGTCGATCGAGGCCGTGGCCCGGCGTGCCGGCGTCGGCAAGACCGCCATCTACCGGCGATGGAGCAACAAGCTGGAGATGGTACTGGAGATCATCACGGAAGTCGCCGGTCGCAAGGTGCCACTTCCGGACACCGGCTCGTTCTCCGGCGACCTCGACCTGCTCATGATGATCGTCAGCAAGGCGCTGCAGCACCGGGTGGCCTCGCAGATCATCCCCGACCTGATGGCCGAGGCGGCGCGGAACCCGCAGATCGCCGAGACCCTGCAACGGGTGCTGCGCACCCACCAGCAGTCGGTCGGGGAGAAACTGGTCGGCCAGGCCATCGCCCGGGGCGAGCTGCCCGAGGACACCGATCCGGAGGTGGCCGTCGACCTGATCCTCGGCCCGCTGTATTGGCGGCTGGCCGTCTCCCGGCAGCCGATGAGCGACGACTACCTGGAGAAACTGGCCGCGTCGGTGCTCGGCTCGCTGAAAGCCGGCGGCGCCGCCAAATAA
- a CDS encoding PspC domain-containing protein — translation MIVTSPLKSSRLTRPRHDRWIAGVCAGLARRTGLSSGTVRLLFVLSCLLPGPQFLAYLILWALMPSE, via the coding sequence ATGATCGTGACCAGCCCTCTGAAGTCGAGCCGCCTGACCCGCCCGCGCCACGACCGCTGGATCGCCGGCGTCTGCGCCGGTCTGGCCCGCCGCACCGGGCTGTCCTCCGGAACGGTCCGGCTGCTGTTCGTCCTGTCCTGCCTGCTTCCGGGCCCGCAGTTCCTCGCCTACCTGATCCTCTGGGCCCTCATGCCCAGCGAGTAA